GCCTGTTTGGGGTCAGGAGATAACCCCGAGGGCAAACAAAAGAGGGAAAGGGCTCACTTCAGGAACCCGGTCTTCTTTCCGAGGTCCTCGAAGGCATCAATTACATACCGCAGGTCTTCTTTTGTGTGGGCCGCCGAAGGCTCGAGCCTTATCCTCGCTGTCCCGAGCGGGACGGTCGGGTAGACTATCGCCTGGGCAAAGATGTTGTACTCCTCGTAGAGCCTCCTTGAGAACTCCTGGGCGCGCTTCTCGTCGTAGAGCATAACGGGAGTAATCGGGTGCTTGGTGTTGCCGAGGTTGTAGCCGAGCTCCCTCAGCCCGTTCTGGAGGAAGTGGGTGTTGTCCCAGAGCCTCTTAACGAGCTCGTCGCTCCTCTGGAGAATCTCAACTGCCGCTATGGCCGCGGCAACGTCGGGCGGGTTCGGAGCGCTCGAGAAGAGGAAAGGCCTTGCCCTCTGGCGTAGGTAGTCAATGGCCTCTTCAGGCCCAGCAACGTAGCCACCAATGACGCCGAAGGCCTTACTCAGAGTTCCCATCTCGAAGTCAACCTTGTCGTGGAGCTTGAAGTGGTCGACTATACCCCTCCCGCTGTCACCTAAGACCCCTTCACCGTGGGCGTCGTCAATGTAAAGAATCGCATCGTACTGCTCGGCCAGCTCCGCCATCTCCGGGAGCCTGGCGAGGTCGCCGTCCATCGAGAAGACACCGTCGCTGACGATGATTTTCTTCTTCCTGTCCTTGTTCTCCTTGAGTCTCGCCTCAAGGTCCTCCATGTCGAGGTGCTTGTAGATGACCTTCGGCGCGCCGCTTAGGCGCATTCCGTCGATGATGCTCGCGTGGTTCAGTTCTTCGCTTATGAAGACGCCGTCTTCTTCCTTCCTGAGGAGGGCGCTTATGGCCCCAAGGTTGGCGTTGTAGCCGCTCTGGAAGAGTATGGCGGCCTCCCTCTTCTTGAACTTGGCGAGCTTCTCCTCGAGCTCAACGTGGAGGTCCATGGTTCCTGCTATTGTTCTTACCGCTCCTGCGCCGACGCCGTAGTCGAGGATGGCCCTTATGGCCGCGTATCTAATCTCCGGGGCAGCTGCTAAGCCGAGGTAGTTGTTGGAGCACATGTTGAGAACCTTCTTGCCATCAACAACCACCCACGGGCCCTGGGCGCTTTCGAGCTTCCTTATGGTCACGTAGAGCCCCTTATCCTTAAGCTCCCGGAGCTCTTCCCTAATCCAGTCGAGCTTCCCCATGAGAACCACCGGTGCTTGTTGGTCACCGAGGTATAAAAGTTTTGCACTGTCCTCTTCGGTGCAGCCTGAAAAGGCTATCAAACCCAGCGGAGAGCGCGCTCTTTGCAGAGGGCGTCGGTATCTGTTTGGGGTTCCGGGCCGTGGCAAAGGCTAAATACCTGAACCCCCATAGCCTTAAGGGAGGGTGGCAGTTATGTCGGAGGAAGTCAAGGAAGTTAAAATCCTCGAAAAGCCCTGGGTTGAGAAGTACCGCCCCGAGAGACTCGAGGATATAGTCGGTCAGGCTCACATCGTTAAAAGGCTCAAGCACTACGCCAAAACCGGTTCGATGCCGCACCTGCTCTTTGCCGGGCCGCCCGGCGTGGGGAAAACGAGTGCAGCCCTGGCCCTTGCGAGGGAGCTCTTCGGCGAAAACTGGCGCCACAACTTCCTGGAGCTTAATGCGAGCGATGAGCGCGGCATAAACGTCATCCGCGAGAAGGTGAAGGAATTTGCGAGGACGAAGCCGATAGGAGGGGCGAGCTTCAAGATAATCTTCCTTGATGAAGCCGATGCATTAACGCAAGACGCCCAGCAGGCCCTGAGAAGGACAATGGAGATGTTCTCGAACAACGTAAGATTTATCCTCAGCTGCGTCACGGGGGACACTAAGATATACACGCCCGACGAGAGGGAAGTCAGGATAAGGGAATTCATGAGCCACTTCGAGAACGGGCTGGTTAAGGAGGTCAGCAACAGGCTCGGCAGGGACACCGTAATCGCGGCGGTCTCCTTCAACTCAAAGATAGTCGGCCACCCGGTTTACAGGCTGACCCTCGAGAGCGGGAGGATAATAGAGGCAACCGGCGACCACATGTTCCTCACTCCGGAGGGCTGGAGGCAGACCTACGACATCAAAGAGGGCTCCGAAGTCCTCGTGAGGCCGACCCTTGAGGGAACCCCCTACGAACCCGACCCAAGGCCGATAATAAACCTCCGGGAGTTCTACAGCTTCCTCGAAGAGATCGAGAAGGAGCACGGCCTCAAACCCCTCGGTGAGGCAAGAACCTTCAGGGAGCTCGTAACAAGGGACAAGGAGAAAATCCTGAGGAGGGCCCTTGAGCTTAAAGCCGAGATGGAGAACGGTCTCACCAGGAGGGAAGCTGGGATACTGTCACTCCTCGAAGGGGGCTGGACACCGAGGACAGAGCTGCAGGAGAAAGCCGGGATTTCACGTGTCAGGCTCAACCAGATCCTCCGGAACCTTGAGAGGAAGGGCTACATCGAGAGGAAGGTCGAAGGCAAAAAACAGCTCGTCAGGAAGCTCCGCGACGGGAGGGCGGTCAGGAACGCGATGGATGTCAGGCGCATCCTCGAGGAGGAATTCGGGATAAAGATAAGCTACAGGACGGTTAAGAAGCTTCTCTCCGGCCAGGTTGACGGAATCGCCTACGGGATTCTCAGGGAAGTCAGGGAGAAGTGGCTGGTGAGGTATGACGACGAGAAGGCTGGAATCCTCGCGAGGGTTCTCGGCTTCGCCCTCGGCGATGGGCACCTCGCCAAAACCGGGGTCAGGGTCCGGTTCAACTCAACCAGGGAAGAGCTTGAGATGCTCGCAGAAGACCTCAGAAGGCTCGGCCTGAAGCCATCGGAGATAATAGAGCGCGAGTCAAGCTCAGAAACCCACGGAAGGAGGGTCGAGGGAAGGATTCACATGCTCTACGTTGACAGCGTTGCCTTCCACGCACTGCTCCGCTTCTGGGGGGTCGAGGCCGGCAACAGGACGAAAAAAGGCTATGCCGTTCCGGAGTGGATTAAGGAGGGCAACCTCTTCGTTAAGAGGGAGTTCCTGCGCGGTCTCTTCGGTGCCGACGGAACGAAACCGAAGGGAGAGCGCTACAGCTTCAACGGTATAAAGCTCGAGATGCGCGCTAAGAGGGAGAGCCTTGAGAGAACCACGGAGTTCTTCAACGACCTCGCCGAACTGCTCAGGGAATTCGACGTGGATTCCAGAGTAATCGTGTCGCCCGCTGGAGATGGATTCGCGGTTCGCCTGCTCGTCACACCAAAGGATGCCAACTACCTCAACTTCCTTACGAGGGTCGGCTACGCCTATGCCAAAGATGCCTGCGCGAGGCTCGTTGGGGAGTACATCAGGATAAAGCTCGCCTGCAGGGAGATGATTCTTCCCGAGATAGCTGAAAAAGCCGTAGAGCTCGCAACAGCCACGAACCCGACCCATGCCGCAAAGGTTCTTGGCGTTAAGAGGGACTTCGTTGTGAACCGGCTCAAGGGCGTTCCAATCGGCATAACGAGGGACTTCATAACTTTCGAGGAGTTCGTGAGAGAGAGAACCCTAAACGGCTACGTCGTGGAGCGGGTTGTAAAGAAAGAAGAACTCGGCTACCTCGACGTATATGACGTCACCTGCGCGAAAGACCACAGCTTCATCTCGAACGGCCTCATCAGCCATAACTGCAACTACTCATCAAAGATCATCGAGCCGATACAGAGCAGGTGCGCCATCTTCCGCTTCAGACCGCTGAACGACGACGCCATAGCGGAGCGCATTAAATACATAGCCGAAAACGAAGGCCTTGAGCTGACCGAGGAGGGGCTTCAGGCGATACTCTACGTCGCAGAAGGCGACCTGAGGAGGGCCATAAACGTCCTCCAAGCTGCCGCCGCCCTCGACACGAAGATAACCGACGAGAACGTCTTCCTCGTTGCAAGCAGGGCCAGGCCAGAGGATATACGTGAGATGATGGAGCTCGCCTTAGAAGGCAACTTCCTCAAGGCGAGGGACAAGCTGAGGGAGATCCTCCTGAAGCAGGGCCTCAGCGGGGAGGATGTCCTCATCCAGATGCACAGGGAGGTGTTCAACCTGCCGATCCCGGAGGACAAAAAGGTCGCCCTGGCCGATAAAATAGGCGAGTACAACTTCAGACTCGTCGAAGGGGCCAACGAGATGATACAGCTCGAGGCCCTGCTCGCTCAGTTCACCATAATGGGCAAGTGATGGCCATGCCGCGGGAGATGCCCTGGGTCGAGAAGTACAGGCCGAGAAGGCTCAGCGAGATCGTCAACCAGAAGGAGGCAATAGAACAGGTCAGGGCCTGGGTCGAGGCGTGGCTCCACGGCAACCCCCCAAAGAAGAAAGCTTTGGTCTTAGCGGGCCCGCCCGGGTGCGGGAAGACAACCACAGTCTATGCCCTGGCCAATGAATACGGCTTCGAGGTAATCGAGCTCAACGCGAGCGACGAGCGAACCTACGAGAAGATAGAGCGCTACGTTCAAGCGGCCTACACGATGGACATCCTCGGAAAGAGCAGGAAGCTCATCTTCCTCGACGAGGCCGACAACATAGAGCCGAGCGGTGCCAAGGAGATAGCCGTGCTCATCGATAAGGCAAGAAACCCCATAATAATGGCCGCCAACCACTACTGGGAGGTCCCGTGGGAGATAAGGGCCAAGGCCCAGATAGTCGAGTACAAGCGCCTCACCCAGGGGGACATAGTCAAGGCTTTAGCGAGAATACTCCACATGGAAAAGATCACTGTCCCCAAGGAGGTTCTCTACGACATTGCGAAGCACGCCAACGGCGATCTGAGGGCGGCGATAAACGACCTCCAGACGGTTGTGACCGGGGGCGTTGAGGACGCCCAGGACGTCCTGGCTTACCGCGACACGGAGAAAAGCGTCTTCCAGGCTCTGGCGCAGGTCTTCGCCACTGACAACGCCAGGAAGGCCAGGCTTGCAATCCTCGGAGTGGACATGTTCCCCGACGAGCTCCTCCAGTGGATAAGTGAGAACGTCCCTTACGCCTACCCCAGGCCCGAGGATATAGCGAGGGCGTATGAAGCACTAAGCAGGGCCGACATATACCTCGGGAGGGCCCAGAGAACTGGAGTATATTCCCTCTGGGCGTACGCAACGGATATGATGACGGCAGGAGTCGCCGTTGCTGGCCTCAAGAGGAAGGGCTTCGTGAAAATCTACCCGCCGAAGACGATAAAGCTCCTCACCGAGAGCAAGGAGGAAAGGACGCTCAGGGACTCAATAGTCGGGAAGGTAATGAAAGAGATGCACATGGCAAAGCTTGAGGCGCTGGAGACCCTCAACTACCTCAGGGCGATATTCGAGAACAACCCCGAGGCCGCGGCCCACTTCGTGGTATACCTCGACCTTGATTTGAAGGAGGTCGAGTTTTTGGCGGGGGATTCCGAGAAGGCCAAGACGATATGGGCCAAGAGCATGAACATCGAGAAGAAGCTCAAGAGGGAAGAGGAAGAGGCCAGGGAAGCGGGGAAAGAGCCCGAAGAGGTTGAAGTAACCGAGGAGGAAAAGGAGCCAGAGGAAGAAGCCGAAGAGACGATAGAAGAGGCCCGGGAAGAGCCTGAAGAGGAAATAAGCGAGGAAGAGCTCGAGAAGGCAGCGGAGGAAATTGAAGCGGTTGGCAAGAAGAAAGAGGAAAAGAAGAAGGGCAAGCAGGCGACGCTCTTCGACTTTTTGAAGAAGTGAGCTCCTTTCCATTCTACCGTGCCATACCCATCGAACTCGCCTAGAATTCCTCGGGGCTCGCGCTTTTCCTCGACTGGGGATAGCTTCCGAGACGTCGTTTAAATCCCTCAGGGGCCACCTCAATCCAAGCATGTCTTCGAGGAGGAACTTTAGTGGAAGCCAGAGATCATCCCAGAATCCTCACGTCCGCGCAGACCTTAAAGACGTGTGGCTTGAAGTCGCTGACCTTTTTTACCCTGACTGCACATTCTTTCCCCTGCTTCAGGCATTCCTCGAGTATTCTCTCCCTGAATCTCCCGATCTCTGACTCTTCCACGAAGTCATAGTAGTGGAGCCACCTCTCGGCCTTGCCCAGCGTTAGGGCCAGCGCGTCAACGCCCCTCGGCGTCGGGCTTATCACGCGGTCGTAGGTTGGAAGCCCCGGAAGAACCTCGAAGGCGTCCCCATGTATGAACTCTATCTCGCCCCTCAAGCGTTCCCTGTTCAACTCGATGTTCTCAAGGCCGAGCTCGTAAGCTTCTCTGTTCAGCTCTAAGGCGGTGATTTTTACCTTCCGATAGCGGGCTATGACGAGCGCGTAGGGCAGAACGCCCGCGAAGGGCATCAGAATCCTCTCCCCATCGCGAGCGAGCTGGACCAGGCGGTAGCGCTCTCCCTTCATCCTCGGGTTGAAGAAGGCCTTTGAGAGGTCCACCTTTATCTCGACGCCGTTTTCCCTGTGGACGGTTTCAAGCCTCCTCTCGCCCCAGATTATGGAGTAGTCCCTTATCCTGAAGGCCCCCTCGTGGAAGCCCTTCTTAGCAATGACCTTGAGGAACGGGTGAACCTTCAGCAGGCCCCAAACGATGTCATCAACGCGGTGTTCGAGCTCCGGGGGAATCTGAACCACCGCTATGTCCCCAACAATGTCATACCTCCTGAGGTGCTCCAGCTCTTCCTTTGTCAGCCTCTCCGCTAAAACGCTCTCAAGGTTCTTGTATATCTGCCTCTCAGGCCTGAGCGGGAGTTCAATGTCAAGAACCTCGTAGCCGAGGGAGTGAACCCTTTCATCCTCAAAAACGGGCAAAAGAACGAAATCACCCTCTATCCTTGGCCTTCTCTTCCCGTCGTAGAGGTTAAGCTTTTTCAGCTTCCCTTTCACCGGCTCCGCTTCCCCCTTCGGAACCCTCAGCGCCGGCACCCCTGCTTCCCTCCGGGTTCTCCTCCTTGGCTGGTGGGAGCGCGCCGAAGAGCACTATTTCGGCCCTTTCCTTCCCCGGTAGCGCATTTAAAATCCTTTCCATTAGCTCCTTCCCATCAATCGGTTCAAACTCCCTGGCCAGTACGGATTCCTGTTTCGGGTCAAGAATCCCCCTGGGCAGGAAAAGGAGCATTAAAGAGTTGTTGACCAACACCGCGTCCCTGACTGAGAACAGGAACTTGGCAACGCCGGGAAAGTCGTTGTAAAGTGCCAGATACTCAACGCCCTCAAAGTAAACGCTTGCTGGACTTTTCGTTTCCAAAAATGTCAGTATCTCGCCCTGAAGCACGTGGAGCTTTCCTGGATCTATTGCCCCCTCCATCTCGGCCCTGCTCAGCCAGATAAACCTGTCCGGCTTAACCCCGGATTTTTTAACCCACTGCTCGTAGGTGTTCCTGCTCACCACCAGGAGACCGGAAAGTCTCTTCAGGAGCATCAAAGTCATGGGGGAAGGGGCCTCTCTCAGCAGATAACCGCCCGTTATGGGGAACTTGCCCTCCCGGTAGCCCTCCAGCTGATTGCTGGGTGCTGGCTGTGGGGACGAAGCACGCCTGAGGTTCAGAAAAACCACAAGGAATATCACCGCGTAGGACAATAGGTAGAACAGCGCTATGATCTCCCATATGCCCCTATTCAACAAAGACTCGACGATGACTCCAACAGATCCAGCGGCAAAAAGGCTCAAAGAAACAATCACCCTTTTGCTCAGGTCTCTCCAGACCCCCGAGAGACGGGAATAGTAATACCAGGCACGGTAAATGCCGAGAAGAGAGCCCAGAAGTAAGAAAATTCCCATAACTAACGCCGGGTAGTTAGCGTCTCCCATGGCTTTCCCTGGGGAAAATTGGGGTCCTTCCTAAAAACGTTTTGCCTCACTTCCAGTAGGGCTCGCGCATGAGAACGGCTTTCTTGAGGAGCTCAACTATCTCCTCATCGCTCGCACCGTTCCTCATTGCGGTCAGGAAATCTATTAAGTCGTCGTTTCTCAGGAGGCAGGTCTTGAACATCCCATCGGACGTAACCCTCAAGCGTGTGCAGTTGGCGCAGAATGCTGTGTTGTGCATCGCCCTTACAACCTCCACCTCGGCAATGCCGTAATCTGTCGGAATGAAGTACTTCTTCCGCCTGTGCATACTTCTCTCGCGCGTCTCCACCGCCCTCTTCTCAAGCTCCCTCTCGACCGGCTGGAGGGGGTAGAAGTACCTGCTGAAGAAGGCAGTCCCCTCAACCTCCCTGGGAACCTCGAGTTCGATGAGCTGGAGTATTGTTCCAGTTTTGGCCGCGAAGTCTATCATATCCCATATTTCGCCCTCGTTCAGGCCCTTCATGACCGTCATGTTGAGTTTTACCGGGCTGAGGTATTTTACCGCCTCCTCGATCCCTTCAAGAACAGTTTCCAGCATATCCACGCCCGTTATGCGCCTGTAAACGTCTCTCCTGAGGCTGTGGAGGGAGACGTTCACCCTGTCGAGGCCGGCTTTGGCAAGGGGTCTGGCGAGCTCCTTGAGTCTGCCCCCGTTGGTTGTCATGCTTAAGTCCACCACGTAGGGCTTTATGCGCCCCACTATTTCCAGTATGTCCTCCCTTACCGTAGGCTCGCCGCCGGTCAGCTTGACCTTGTTAATGCCAAGGCGCGAAGCGATTCTAACGAGCCTCTCGATTTCATCCGGGGTCAGCTCCAGCTTTGCGTTGAAGTGCTGGCCCTCCCTGTGGCAGAAGAAGCAGCGGAAGTTGCACTCCTGCGTGAGCGATATCCTGAGGTTCGTTACTGGCCTCCCGAAGCGGTCGTAGAGCACCATGGGAACACCAAGGTGATCAACCCCCAAGTTTAAAAAAAGATTTTGGGTAAACAGATTTGGTTAACACGGGTGAAGGAAAAGGTAAAGTAGGGGAAGGTGCAAGGTTTTACCGGCCCAACTGGAGGGAAACTTATGAAGGTCGAGAGGGTTCGTGAGGTCATGAACAGGATAGAGGGCCTCCACAGGGAGTTTGAATCCAAGTTTTCTCTCCTGTACGAGGAGAACAGCTACGAGGAGCTTTATGAGCTCGTCAGGGGGCTTTACAGTCTCGTGAGTGAGAAAATGGATCTTGTGGGTGAGCTTTACAGGGAGATGGTTCCCCTCGGGGAAGAGGTCGAACCCGTTGCGAAGGAGCTCCAGAAGAGCGAGCACCAGATGAAGTTCCGCCTTGAAGAGGTAATCGCATTACTCTCAAAGCCCGATGCGTATTCTGAGAGAACGAAACTGAAAGCTGCCCTTGAGAGGCTCGTCCAGTTTCACAGGATATACGACTACACCGTGAGGAGGGCCCTCCAGATCATGGGCAAGGAAGTGGAGAGCCTGGAGTTCGTCGAGAGGATTGGGGGAGAGAGCGAAAACCAGAAAAAGCCACCAACCAGTATAATCAGGAAACTCGAACAAATAGATGATCTGGATAAAAAACTCCAGAGCCTCGTGAGGTTCACATACAGGCTTTACGCCCATCCCGCTGATGTCCACAAAGTTGAGGACGCCCTGAAAACCTGGCACAGAATGGGGCTCCTTTGGGTTGAGGAAAGAAATGTGGAAAAGCTCAGCGGCGTCAAAAACGCCGGTGAAATCCTGGAGGGACTCGCTCTCATTGGAGTAGTGGAAAGGAAGGAACGGGGGGGTGAAAGTGTCTACAGACACAGGAGTTTCAGTTCGGATTAGGGGCATATACAGCACGGCCCTGACGAAGCTCTTGTTGGACAGGGGTTTCAAGATAGCCCAGCCGAGCCAGAAAATCGCCGAAAGGCTTGGAATCGAGGAAACCTACGACGAGTTCAACGTTGACATCTACGACAAAAAGGACCACCATGGAGTCATCCTAACGGGGGAAGCGGTCGAGGAGGTAAAAAAAGTATTCGAGGAAGAGTTTATAGACGTCGTCTTTAGGCGTCTCCCCTACCAGCTCTACGGGATTTACAGGGGACTCGTTGTGAAAAGGGACGAGAAGTACGTCTACGTTGACATAGGAAGTGCAATAGGAACGATACCCATTGAGGAAGGCAAACGGCTCCAGGAAGGGGATGAGGTTCTCGTCCAGGTCAAGAAGCACAACCTCCTCCCTCACCTCAGCCCCACCCTCACGGTTCCCGGGGATTACGCCGTTTTGATACCCAAACCACCGGGAAGCCAGAGGCACGTCAAGATATCCAGAAAGATAAAGGAAAGCTCCGAGAGGGAGAGACTGAGGATACTCGGGCTTAGCATCGACCTGGGCGAATGGGGAATCCTCTGGAGGACGGCCGCGGCCTACAAGGACTGGAACACGCTGAGGGACGAGATCGTAAGGCTTTCCAAACTTGCGGAGAAGCTCAAAAACGCCGACAGTTACTCCGCCCCGGAGCAGATAATCGAGGGCAGGAACATTTATGAGGTCGAGTTCGGGGGAGGGGCCAAGAAGAAGCTCGATGAGATAAGGAACAGGGTCGTTCCAACCATAGACGGCCACCACCAGCTGAAGGCCTACGACCTGGAGTTCAGCTTTGCCGTCGAGATAGCCGAGGGGATTCTCGCCGAGGTTCCCAGTCAAAGGGCAAAAGTCAACCAGGGCTTTTGGAACGTCCTACTGAACCAGAAGGGGCCAAAAAAGGGCTGGCTCTTCTTCCTGGAGCACGGCAAGCCGGACGGCCAGAAGTTCAAGCTCGGGCCGGGGGAGGTAATGGAGGTCTCAATGAACCCGCTGAGGATAACCCTGAAGAGACACCTAAAGCCTGGAAAAGTCTACGACGGCCTCGACGTCCCGATAGAGTTCGGGGATTATGCAGTAACTGAGATAGAAGCCGGCAGGTGGTGGTTCGTCCACCGCTACTACAATAAGGACGGTAACCTGAAAGGCGAGTACTACAACATCAACACGCCCGTCGAGATATACCCAGACAGGGCACGCTACATCGACCTCGAGGTGGACATCGTGAAGTGGCCCGACGGGAAGAAGGAGATCATAGACAAGGATAAGCTCAGGGAGCACTACGAGGACGGAATAATAACCGAGAAGCTCTACCGCGCCGTGCTCAAGATAACGCAGGAGGTTTACGAGAGGGTTTAAGGTAACTCTGATGCCCCGCCTTTCGGCCTCCTTTTCAACCTTTTATCGTGGAGGAGATTTTGAAGTCTCCGAGCGCGCGTTCTGTGCCCCGTTACTCCGTCCTTGGACTGTTCAAGGCTGAGGAGACCACCCTCAAACCCTGCCCATCCCCTTCGACCTCAGCCCCGAGGTCGGGCACACCAAAGCTGTCACTGCGTCATCGAGAAGGGCAAAGGAAGCTGAGTTGGGGAGGAAGAGCACATCTACAAAGTCGATGAAGCCAAAGTTTCCGCCGGATATCACAAAATCGATTCCGGGGAGGTTTTGGGGACTTCTTTCCTGCTCTCCCTTCCGAGTTCAACTGAGTCCTCTATCCCCTTCTCCGTTATCCTGAAATAGGCCATCAGCCCTTCAGGTCTAAACCGGTGCCTCTCAAGGACGGCAACCCTCCTCCCGGGGGTTGGCAGTCTGTCGAGGCGGAGGATATCCTTGCACCTGTAGCCGAGCGTCTGCTCGGCCACGGGCTTTGTCATGCCCGTCTCGCTGTCAAAATGGACCTGATTGATTACCAGGACTGGAATAGAGTTTTTCCTGGCTATCCAGAGGAGAACCTGGAGCTGCTTGTTCAGCTCAACGTTCAGGGAGCGCCAGTCCTCTTCTGCCCGGTAGTGTGCAGTTATGGAGTCAACCACGACGAGAGAAAAGCTCCCGTTGACGATCTTTTTCAGGGATCCTATAATTCTACGCTGTTCCTTGAAATCACCGGGATGAAAAAGCACGAAGCGCGAAAGCGCCTCCTCCGGGTCAAACCCCCTGAGCCCCGCCATCTGGGAAAGTCTCTCTGGAGAAAAACCTCCCTCGGTGTCAACGTAAGCCACCTTCCCCCCGCTCAAGATGCCAGCTTGAATAGCCAGAGTGGTTTTTCCGGAAGCATAGGGGCCGTAGACCTGGGTCAGGATCCCCGGAGCAAAGCCTCCACCGAGGAGTTCATCGAGGGCCCTGGTTCCGGTGGAGAGCATGGGTCACACCTATACCACGAATTCCTCCCCTGGCCTGAGGACTTTGACAAAGGCAAAGATCCTGCGCCTCCTCAGTTCTTCAATCAGCTTTTCGGGAGAGGCACTGCTGTAAACCCCATAGTGCATTGGAATGACTATCTTCGGCCGTATGTCCTCGACTATCTGGACAGCCTCCCTCTCGTTGGCGGTTGAACGGCCGCTTATCGGAACCATCAGGACGTCCACGCTTCCGCGGAGGTTCTGGAGTGCTGGGAAGGGGTAAGTGTCCCCGGTGTGGAAAACCTTTTTGTCCCCCTCTATGAGGTAGCCGAGGGGGTACTGGCTCGATGGGTGCTCCATGAATATCGCCGTTACTCTAACGCCGTTTCCAAGCTCTACTGTCTCGCCAGCCTGGATTTCCCTCACCTTTGTTATCCCATCGGCCACCGCCATCATGTAGACTGTTTTGGGGCCTATAACAGTGGCATCCCTGAGCCTGGAGAGGAGCTCAACCTTACCGTAGTGGTCGGTGTGCTCGTGGGTTATCAGTATGTAGTCGACGTCCCCGATCCCGTCGTCTTCAACCTCGGGGTAAGGGTCTATAAGCAGTCTGACCCCGTTCGTCTCTATCCAGAAGCATGCGTGACCGTGCCATATGATCTTCATCAGGTCTCACCGCATCTTTTTTCGGGGAGGTGAACTTAAATATTTCCCCACCAAATTGAACCCGATGACATCAAAAAAGATCCTCGCAGCTGGACTGGTAGTGCTCATTGCCCTGAGCCTCTGGGCCGCAGCGGAGCTGGAAAGCCAGGACAGTGAGACTGTCCTCTCAGAGGTCTCAAAGATACTGAAGGCAGTAGAGGAGATCAGGGGCCTGCAGTTTGAGGAACGGCCGGCAATAATAGTCCTCACAAAGAGGGAAGCAAGGGAGCTCTTCAAGCCCGGGAAGCCGGATATAGATAGAATGAGGCTGGAGGAAGATGTGTACAAGATGAGCCTCCTACTCCCACCGGACTACCCCTACGTTCAGGAGAAAGTTGAGCAGGACCTCGGGTGGATAGCCGCAACGGTGGGGAATAAGATATACATCATAAGGGAGAACTTTCTCGGGGACGTTAACACTGCCAGGAGGGTAATCGCCCACGAGTCGGTTCACGTTCTTCAGAAGCAATGGTTTGACGCCCCCTACGGGGGGCCAACCCTTGACACC
This is a stretch of genomic DNA from Thermococcus zilligii AN1. It encodes these proteins:
- a CDS encoding glycine C-acetyltransferase, with amino-acid sequence MGKLDWIREELRELKDKGLYVTIRKLESAQGPWVVVDGKKVLNMCSNNYLGLAAAPEIRYAAIRAILDYGVGAGAVRTIAGTMDLHVELEEKLAKFKKREAAILFQSGYNANLGAISALLRKEEDGVFISEELNHASIIDGMRLSGAPKVIYKHLDMEDLEARLKENKDRKKKIIVSDGVFSMDGDLARLPEMAELAEQYDAILYIDDAHGEGVLGDSGRGIVDHFKLHDKVDFEMGTLSKAFGVIGGYVAGPEEAIDYLRQRARPFLFSSAPNPPDVAAAIAAVEILQRSDELVKRLWDNTHFLQNGLRELGYNLGNTKHPITPVMLYDEKRAQEFSRRLYEEYNIFAQAIVYPTVPLGTARIRLEPSAAHTKEDLRYVIDAFEDLGKKTGFLK
- a CDS encoding replication factor C large subunit gives rise to the protein MPREMPWVEKYRPRRLSEIVNQKEAIEQVRAWVEAWLHGNPPKKKALVLAGPPGCGKTTTVYALANEYGFEVIELNASDERTYEKIERYVQAAYTMDILGKSRKLIFLDEADNIEPSGAKEIAVLIDKARNPIIMAANHYWEVPWEIRAKAQIVEYKRLTQGDIVKALARILHMEKITVPKEVLYDIAKHANGDLRAAINDLQTVVTGGVEDAQDVLAYRDTEKSVFQALAQVFATDNARKARLAILGVDMFPDELLQWISENVPYAYPRPEDIARAYEALSRADIYLGRAQRTGVYSLWAYATDMMTAGVAVAGLKRKGFVKIYPPKTIKLLTESKEERTLRDSIVGKVMKEMHMAKLEALETLNYLRAIFENNPEAAAHFVVYLDLDLKEVEFLAGDSEKAKTIWAKSMNIEKKLKREEEEAREAGKEPEEVEVTEEEKEPEEEAEETIEEAREEPEEEISEEELEKAAEEIEAVGKKKEEKKKGKQATLFDFLKK
- a CDS encoding DUF835 domain-containing protein: MGDANYPALVMGIFLLLGSLLGIYRAWYYYSRLSGVWRDLSKRVIVSLSLFAAGSVGVIVESLLNRGIWEIIALFYLLSYAVIFLVVFLNLRRASSPQPAPSNQLEGYREGKFPITGGYLLREAPSPMTLMLLKRLSGLLVVSRNTYEQWVKKSGVKPDRFIWLSRAEMEGAIDPGKLHVLQGEILTFLETKSPASVYFEGVEYLALYNDFPGVAKFLFSVRDAVLVNNSLMLLFLPRGILDPKQESVLAREFEPIDGKELMERILNALPGKERAEIVLFGALPPAKEENPEGSRGAGAEGSEGGSGAGEREAEKA
- the taw22 gene encoding tRNA (guanine(37)-N1)/4-demethylwyosine(37)-methyltransferase Taw22, whose amino-acid sequence is MPALRVPKGEAEPVKGKLKKLNLYDGKRRPRIEGDFVLLPVFEDERVHSLGYEVLDIELPLRPERQIYKNLESVLAERLTKEELEHLRRYDIVGDIAVVQIPPELEHRVDDIVWGLLKVHPFLKVIAKKGFHEGAFRIRDYSIIWGERRLETVHRENGVEIKVDLSKAFFNPRMKGERYRLVQLARDGERILMPFAGVLPYALVIARYRKVKITALELNREAYELGLENIELNRERLRGEIEFIHGDAFEVLPGLPTYDRVISPTPRGVDALALTLGKAERWLHYYDFVEESEIGRFRERILEECLKQGKECAVRVKKVSDFKPHVFKVCADVRILG
- a CDS encoding AAA family ATPase — encoded protein: MSEEVKEVKILEKPWVEKYRPERLEDIVGQAHIVKRLKHYAKTGSMPHLLFAGPPGVGKTSAALALARELFGENWRHNFLELNASDERGINVIREKVKEFARTKPIGGASFKIIFLDEADALTQDAQQALRRTMEMFSNNVRFILSCVTGDTKIYTPDEREVRIREFMSHFENGLVKEVSNRLGRDTVIAAVSFNSKIVGHPVYRLTLESGRIIEATGDHMFLTPEGWRQTYDIKEGSEVLVRPTLEGTPYEPDPRPIINLREFYSFLEEIEKEHGLKPLGEARTFRELVTRDKEKILRRALELKAEMENGLTRREAGILSLLEGGWTPRTELQEKAGISRVRLNQILRNLERKGYIERKVEGKKQLVRKLRDGRAVRNAMDVRRILEEEFGIKISYRTVKKLLSGQVDGIAYGILREVREKWLVRYDDEKAGILARVLGFALGDGHLAKTGVRVRFNSTREELEMLAEDLRRLGLKPSEIIERESSSETHGRRVEGRIHMLYVDSVAFHALLRFWGVEAGNRTKKGYAVPEWIKEGNLFVKREFLRGLFGADGTKPKGERYSFNGIKLEMRAKRESLERTTEFFNDLAELLREFDVDSRVIVSPAGDGFAVRLLVTPKDANYLNFLTRVGYAYAKDACARLVGEYIRIKLACREMILPEIAEKAVELATATNPTHAAKVLGVKRDFVVNRLKGVPIGITRDFITFEEFVRERTLNGYVVERVVKKEELGYLDVYDVTCAKDHSFISNGLISHNCNYSSKIIEPIQSRCAIFRFRPLNDDAIAERIKYIAENEGLELTEEGLQAILYVAEGDLRRAINVLQAAAALDTKITDENVFLVASRARPEDIREMMELALEGNFLKARDKLREILLKQGLSGEDVLIQMHREVFNLPIPEDKKVALADKIGEYNFRLVEGANEMIQLEALLAQFTIMGK